A region from the Lycium barbarum isolate Lr01 chromosome 8, ASM1917538v2, whole genome shotgun sequence genome encodes:
- the LOC132607034 gene encoding ribulose bisphosphate carboxylase/oxygenase activase 1, chloroplastic-like isoform X2, which yields MASSVSTVSAANKLSLNNSVGGTSVPSTAFFGKTLKKVNAKGASIPKVSNRSFRIVAQEQEIDEKKQSDGDRWKGLVMDASDDQQDITRGKGMVDSLFQAPTGQGTHHAIMNSYEYISQGLRQYNLDNKLDGLYIAPAFMDKLVVHITKNFLKLPNIKVPLILGIWGGKGQGKSFQCELVFRKMGINPIMMSAGELESGNAGEPAKLIRQRYREAAEIIRKGNMCCLFINDLDAGAGRMGGTTQYTVNNQMVNATLMNIADNPTNVQLPGMYNKQENARVPIIVTGNDFSTLYAPLIRDGRMEKFYWAPTREDRIGVCKGIFRTDSVPDEHVVKLVDTFPGQSIDFFGALRARVYDDEVRKWIEGTGIDQVGEKLLNSIDGPPTFEQPKMTIDKLLEYGNMLVQEQENVKRVQLADTYLKEAALGDANADAISSGKF from the exons atggctaGCTCTGTCTCAACTGTTTCAGCTGCCAACAAA TTGAGTTTGAACAACTCTGTTGGTGGAACTTCAGTCCCTAGCACTGCCTTCTTTGGCAAAACCTTGAAGAAGGTGAACGCCAAAGGCGCTTCCATCCCCAAGGTTTCAAACAGGAGCTTCAGGATTGTAGCACAAGAACAAGAAATAGACGAGAAGAAACAGTCCGATGGGGACAGATGGAAGGGACTTGTTATGGATGCATCCGATGATCAACAGGACATCACAAGGGGTAAGGGTATGGTTGACAGTCTTTTCCAGGCTCCTACAGGTCAAGGTACTCACCACGCCATTATGAATTCCTACGAATACATCAGCCAGGGTCTTCGTCA ATACAACTTGGACAACAAACTGGATGGGTTGTATATTGCTCCTGCTTTCATGGACAAGCTAGTTGTTCACATCACCAAGAACTTCCTGAAATTGCCCAACATCAAG GTACCGCTGATTTTGGGTATCTGGGGAGGAAAAGGTCAAGGAAAGTCCTTCCAGTGTGAGCTTGTCTTCAGAAAAATGGGAATCAA CCCCATCATGATGAGTGCCGGAGAATTGGAAAGTGGAAATGCAGGAGAGCCAGCAAAATTGATTAGGCAAAGGTACCGCGAGGCAGCTGAAATCATCAGAAAAGGAAACATGTGTTGCCTCTTCATCAACGATCTCGATGCAGGAGCTGGTAGAATGGGCGGAACTACCCAATACACAGTTAACAACCAGATGGTGAATGCCACCCTCATGAATATTGCTGATAACCCGACGAATGTCCAGCTCCCCGGTATGTACAACAAGCAAGAGAACGCCAGGGTCCCCATTATAGTCACTGGTAACGACTTCTCCACATTGTATGCCCCTCTTATCCGTGATGGTCGTATGGAAAAATTCTACTGGGCACCAACCAGGGAGGACAGAATTGGTGTGTGCAAGGGAATTTTCAGAACTGACAGCGTACCTGATGAACACGTTGTAAAGCTTGTTGACACCTTCCCTGGACAATCTATTG ACTTCTTTGGTGCTTTGAGGGCAAGAGTATACGATGATGAAGTCAGGAAGTGGATTGAAGGCACTGGAATCGACCAGGTTGGAGAAAAACTATTGAACTCAATTGACGGGCCTCCAACTTTCGAGCAACCAAAGATGACAATTGATAAGCTCCTCGAGTACGGAAACATGCTTGTCCAAGAGCAAGAGAATGTGAAGAGAGTTCAATTGGCTGACACATACCTCAAAGAGGCAGCACTTGGAGATGCAAATGCGGATGCCATCAGCTCTGGAAAGTTTTAA
- the LOC132607034 gene encoding ribulose bisphosphate carboxylase/oxygenase activase 1, chloroplastic-like isoform X1: MASSVSTVSAANKVPLSLNNSVGGTSVPSTAFFGKTLKKVNAKGASIPKVSNRSFRIVAQEQEIDEKKQSDGDRWKGLVMDASDDQQDITRGKGMVDSLFQAPTGQGTHHAIMNSYEYISQGLRQYNLDNKLDGLYIAPAFMDKLVVHITKNFLKLPNIKVPLILGIWGGKGQGKSFQCELVFRKMGINPIMMSAGELESGNAGEPAKLIRQRYREAAEIIRKGNMCCLFINDLDAGAGRMGGTTQYTVNNQMVNATLMNIADNPTNVQLPGMYNKQENARVPIIVTGNDFSTLYAPLIRDGRMEKFYWAPTREDRIGVCKGIFRTDSVPDEHVVKLVDTFPGQSIDFFGALRARVYDDEVRKWIEGTGIDQVGEKLLNSIDGPPTFEQPKMTIDKLLEYGNMLVQEQENVKRVQLADTYLKEAALGDANADAISSGKF, translated from the exons atggctaGCTCTGTCTCAACTGTTTCAGCTGCCAACAAAGTACCG TTGAGTTTGAACAACTCTGTTGGTGGAACTTCAGTCCCTAGCACTGCCTTCTTTGGCAAAACCTTGAAGAAGGTGAACGCCAAAGGCGCTTCCATCCCCAAGGTTTCAAACAGGAGCTTCAGGATTGTAGCACAAGAACAAGAAATAGACGAGAAGAAACAGTCCGATGGGGACAGATGGAAGGGACTTGTTATGGATGCATCCGATGATCAACAGGACATCACAAGGGGTAAGGGTATGGTTGACAGTCTTTTCCAGGCTCCTACAGGTCAAGGTACTCACCACGCCATTATGAATTCCTACGAATACATCAGCCAGGGTCTTCGTCA ATACAACTTGGACAACAAACTGGATGGGTTGTATATTGCTCCTGCTTTCATGGACAAGCTAGTTGTTCACATCACCAAGAACTTCCTGAAATTGCCCAACATCAAG GTACCGCTGATTTTGGGTATCTGGGGAGGAAAAGGTCAAGGAAAGTCCTTCCAGTGTGAGCTTGTCTTCAGAAAAATGGGAATCAA CCCCATCATGATGAGTGCCGGAGAATTGGAAAGTGGAAATGCAGGAGAGCCAGCAAAATTGATTAGGCAAAGGTACCGCGAGGCAGCTGAAATCATCAGAAAAGGAAACATGTGTTGCCTCTTCATCAACGATCTCGATGCAGGAGCTGGTAGAATGGGCGGAACTACCCAATACACAGTTAACAACCAGATGGTGAATGCCACCCTCATGAATATTGCTGATAACCCGACGAATGTCCAGCTCCCCGGTATGTACAACAAGCAAGAGAACGCCAGGGTCCCCATTATAGTCACTGGTAACGACTTCTCCACATTGTATGCCCCTCTTATCCGTGATGGTCGTATGGAAAAATTCTACTGGGCACCAACCAGGGAGGACAGAATTGGTGTGTGCAAGGGAATTTTCAGAACTGACAGCGTACCTGATGAACACGTTGTAAAGCTTGTTGACACCTTCCCTGGACAATCTATTG ACTTCTTTGGTGCTTTGAGGGCAAGAGTATACGATGATGAAGTCAGGAAGTGGATTGAAGGCACTGGAATCGACCAGGTTGGAGAAAAACTATTGAACTCAATTGACGGGCCTCCAACTTTCGAGCAACCAAAGATGACAATTGATAAGCTCCTCGAGTACGGAAACATGCTTGTCCAAGAGCAAGAGAATGTGAAGAGAGTTCAATTGGCTGACACATACCTCAAAGAGGCAGCACTTGGAGATGCAAATGCGGATGCCATCAGCTCTGGAAAGTTTTAA
- the LOC132608267 gene encoding uncharacterized RING finger protein P32A8.03c-like — MVFPSIVVNNHSRYYPVPRYELIDDVYIATDPTELIETGRMLDHRNFITSQLVDSLYDYVSHLMDDMDIRDEENDDDDDVLKYFKIRTHSSPAKDGVDPDVVADSESEICAICQSEFEHEDSIGTLQCGHEYHMDCIRQWLLRKKDCPMSRASVLPSQERRL, encoded by the coding sequence ATGGTCTTCCCGTCAATTGTAGTAAACAATCATAGTCGATACTATCCTGTGCCACGTTATGAACTGATTGATGATGTCTATATCGCTACTGATCCGACTGAGTTAATCGAGACTGGTAGAATGTTAGATCATAGAAACTTCATCACTAGTCAACTGGTTGACTCTCTGTATGACTATGTATCTCATCTTATGGATGACATGGATATTCGTGATGAGGAGaatgatgacgatgacgatgtaTTAAAGTATTTCAAAATAAGAACTCATTCTTCTCCTGCCAAAGATGGAGTCGACCCCGATGTTGTTGCTGATTCAGAATCAGAAATCTGTGCTATATGCCAATCTGAATTTGAACACGAAGATAGTATAGGAACATTGCAGTGTGGACATGAGTATCATATGGACTGCATCAGACAGTGGCTGTTGAGGAAGAAAGATTGTCCCATGAGCAGAGCTTCGGTTTTGCCTTCACAAGAACGGAGATTATAG
- the LOC132608268 gene encoding E3 ubiquitin-protein ligase MBR1-like — translation MLDHRNFITSQLFDSLYDYVSHLMDDMDIRDEENEDDDDVLKYLKIRTHSSRAKDGVDPDVVADSESEICAICQSEFEHEESIGTLQCGHEYHMDCIKQWLLRKKDCPMCRASVLPSQEQRL, via the coding sequence ATGTTAGATCATAGAAACTTCATCACTAGTCAACTGTTTGACTCTCTGTATGACTATGTATCTCATCTTATGGATGACATGGATATTCGTGATGAGGAGAATGAGGACGATGACGATGTATTAAAGTATTTGAAAATAAGAACTCATTCTTCTCGTGCCAAAGATGGAGTCGACCCCGATGTAGTTGCTGATTCAGAATCAGAAATCTGTGCTATATGCCAATCTGAATTTGAACACGAAGAGAGTATAGGAACATTGCAGTGTGGACATGAGTATCATATGGACTGCATCAAACAGTGGCTGTTGAGGAAGAAAGATTGTCCCATGTGCAGAGCTTCGGTTTTGCCTTCACAAGAACAGAGATTATAG
- the LOC132608269 gene encoding E3 ubiquitin-protein ligase MBR1-like has product MVFPSVVVDNHSRYYPVPHYELIDDIYVANDLTELIGNRRRFRQQVGSLYDYVSHLMDDMDIRDEENGDDNDVSKYLKIRTHSSPAKDGVDPHVVADSESEICAICQSEFEHEESIGTLQCEHKYHTDCIKQWLLRKKNCPMCRASVIPSGEQRL; this is encoded by the coding sequence ATGGTCTTTCCGTCAGTTGTAGTAGACAATCATAGTCGATACTATCCTGTGCCACATTATGAACTGATTGATGATATCTATGTCGCTAATGATCTGACCGAGTTGATCGGGAATAGGAGAAGGTTTAGACAACAGGTTGGCTCTCTGTATGACTATGTATCTCATCTTATGGATGACATGGATATTCGTGATGAGGAGAATGGGGACGATAACGATGTATCAAAGTATTTGAAAATAAGAACTCATTCTTCTCCTGCCAAAGATGGAGTCGACCCCCATGTAGTTGCTGATTCAGAATCAGAAATTTGTGCTATATGCCAATCTGAATTTGAACACGAAGAGAGTATAGGAACATTGCAGTGTGAACACAAGTATCATACGGACTGCATCAAACAATGGCTGTTGAGGAAGAAAAACTGTCCTATGTGCAGAGCTTCCGTTATACCTTCAGGAGAACAAAGATTATAG